A stretch of DNA from Zootoca vivipara chromosome 16, rZooViv1.1, whole genome shotgun sequence:
GTGGCCTTATCCAAGCAGTCATGTTGTTCAAGCAACAGCTGTTGGTTCAGGCCAGTTCTCATTTGATGACAGTCCACACGTAGGCACCTTGGGAATGTCAGGAGCCATCTAAGCCAGGCCAAAACCAACTGTTCCATCAGCATGCCCGCaggaggtgtgtatgtgtgtgtaggcaTACACAGGGATGCCATTGTGTCCAAATATTCAAACTAACAGCAGCTCCATAGAAACACAGCCTTATGCTGTCCCAAGGTGCTAGCAGGGAAGTTGCAGGCAAATGTGAACCAGCCCCCATTGGTAATTATTGCATTTAAACTTCTTTTTTGTTGACCAAAAGACCAGTGTATGGAGAACTACCACAGGACATAAGCTTCAAGTTACCCTTGTGGGTTAAGGACCAGTTCACATTTAACAGCAGCACCCGTGGGGTCGGGGAGAAGCAAGCAAGGCAGCAGCATCATGTCAGAACGGGTTGGTGGCAAGAAGGAACCCTTGAAACAGCCCAAGAAGCAAGTAAAGGAAATGGATGAGGGAGACAAAGTGTTCAAGCAAAAACAGAAGGAGAAGCAGCTGAAACTGGATGAGTTGAAGGCAAAAGAAGCTGGAAAGGGCCCACTTACTGTAGGTGGGATTAAGAAATCTGGTAAGAAGTAGCAGATTGATGAGACTATAGGGCAAGAAAAGCATTCTCTCTAATTGGATGTTTGGCAGGAGGATGGATTTCCAGGCTGATGTTGTGGGAAACATTAATTTGAGCACCTACGGTATGTACATTTTGTTCAAACAAAATAATTGGccttttttttggttaaaaacaaaccaaacaaacacaGCACCACCAGTCCCAGGAGAACACATGGCCATACATAAGTTTGTACTGTAGTCAGGTCAGCCTCCTACAGAAGCATGTTTGTGTGAGCTGGTGTCTCTATGGGAGGCTAGATACATGGTGCTGAAAAGCACACAACTGCAGCATCTCATGAAAGTGTTGTGCTTACCCTGTTGAAGTTCAAGCACTGTGTTTGGGGGGCAAACAACTTTGTGGGTGTGCTACATTACACTCCATGTACTCACCATGATGAAAGAAGTCTAGCTGAACGGTTGGAATGGCCTAAGAGAAGAGCAGGAGAAAGTTATTTCTAGGATATTCCCAGAGATGGGGGGGCACAAGCAGCATCACTCTTTGGAGTGCCCAAAGCAGCAGCCACCTGCTCTCAAGCTCCAGAACCTGCTTGTGATGCTAGAACTTCTGCCACATAATGCGCAGAAACAACAGAAAGTCACAGCCTCTGAAAGCAGGGCTAGAGAGACCTGGCTTCTGTCAAAGGGCACATTTCCTCCTGGGTACTATCGGGGGCGCATGCCAGCATGGGGCGGGGCCAGATCCCAAGGTGGGCAGGGTACCCTCTTTGTTCTCTCTAACACCCCATTTCCTCCATGCCCAGTAGTAGCAGTGTGCCTCTGAGTGTGTGCAAAGTGCCTCTCTCCGCTAAGCACTTCTAGGCCACATTCTTCTTGCCAAGATTGATTGCTTTTTCAGAAATAAACCACTGGCTATAAAATAGGCTATATGTGGGCACACACCACCAAAGAGTCCTGCCATGGTATTAcagcacacctctctctttttcttaagAAAGTGCTTATAAATATTTCTTAACCACAGACTGTTGCCGCCTGGGCCTGACAAGTGACAACGTGCTGAAATACATCTTGAGTGGGCATATTATACTGCTTCGAGGGTGGCTAGGATTCCtatttctccttctttttctaaaacatcaagcagtatataaaacgTTAGGAAATAAACCCACGCAGAGACATGCACAGATACAGGTCCTGCCCAAGACATTTCGGGCACCTGAGTCCGACCACAAAAGGgcacccccccctttcctaccagggaagaaggggcgaggGAAGATCTCTATCGGGGAAAAACAATggggaataaagatctgcatCGGGgatctgctgctgcccctggggaTCCTGCCGTCTGAGGccgtcgcctcaccttgcctcagggGTGGGCCGGCTCTGCCAGGACCTCGCTCAAAGGGCCTGCCCCCCACTTTCACCCACGCGCCCCTTTTTGCGCCACGTATGCTTTTAACCTGCTCTTATTTGCAAGCCGCCTCGAGAcccagtcaggggaaaaggcggggtataaataagtgaataataataatactgtaacaacaacaacaacaacaatggtatctgccacaacaacaacaacaatggtatcTGCCGCCCCGTGCCCggccaataacaacaacaacaacaataatggtaTCTGCCGCCCCGTGCCCGGCCCTCCCTGAGGCTCTGGGGCGCCGGGGGAAGCGGGCGGccgaaccccctccccccaaccaacCTCGCCGCCTCTCCGGCTTCCTTCTCCCGCCGCCTGCTCCGCCTCCTCCGGGCTGCCTCATCAGCGCGCGCCTGGCGCCGGATCCTGCCCTCTTCCCCGgggaggagtctgcctgcctggctggccggctgcctttcccttccccaaGTACCGGAGGCTGAGGAAGGGAGGTCGGCCTGGGGACGAAAGGGGGCTCTCCTTCCTGCGCTTGCGGAGCTCCCTGAGCCGGGCCTCGGCCTCCTCCTTCGCCGCCGAA
This window harbors:
- the TMA7 gene encoding translation machinery-associated protein 7; protein product: MSERVGGKKEPLKQPKKQVKEMDEGDKVFKQKQKEKQLKLDELKAKEAGKGPLTVGGIKKSGKK